The following proteins come from a genomic window of Coriobacteriia bacterium:
- the pfkA gene encoding 6-phosphofructokinase: MTLGRPRIAVLTSGGDAPGMNAAIRSVVRTAIAGGADCVGIEHGYEGLLERLFHPLGVGDVGGVLDRGGTFLGTSRSERFMQPEGVAEAAQILKSADVTGLVVIGGDGSYRGAEELSAAGMPCVGVPGTIDNDISGTDTSIGFDTALNTVVEAVGKVRDTASSHERTFVIEVMGRTSGILATYAGLAAGGDCILVPEVEWCLMDVCDTVAAGVRRGKKHSIIILAEGAGHAFGLAEDLQKSCGHDVRAVVLGHVQRGGSPSAFDRIYASRLAEKAVAALLAGDTGVAVGLRGSEICVYPLAEAYARQHPLRKEIYSLAEVLAR, encoded by the coding sequence ATGACGCTGGGCAGGCCGAGGATCGCGGTTCTCACGAGCGGCGGCGACGCACCCGGTATGAACGCCGCCATCCGCTCGGTCGTGCGCACGGCCATCGCCGGCGGTGCCGACTGTGTAGGCATCGAGCACGGCTACGAGGGGCTGCTCGAGCGGCTGTTCCACCCGCTTGGGGTGGGCGACGTGGGCGGCGTCCTGGACCGTGGCGGCACGTTCCTGGGCACCTCGCGCTCCGAGCGCTTCATGCAGCCCGAAGGTGTGGCCGAGGCGGCTCAGATCCTCAAGTCCGCCGATGTGACCGGACTTGTGGTCATCGGTGGCGACGGCAGCTATCGCGGCGCCGAGGAGCTTTCCGCGGCCGGCATGCCATGCGTGGGCGTGCCCGGCACCATCGACAACGACATCTCCGGTACCGACACCTCGATCGGGTTCGACACGGCGCTCAACACCGTGGTCGAGGCCGTGGGCAAGGTGCGCGATACCGCATCGAGCCACGAGCGCACCTTCGTCATCGAGGTCATGGGCCGCACAAGCGGCATCCTCGCGACGTACGCGGGCCTTGCGGCCGGTGGCGACTGCATCCTCGTGCCCGAGGTCGAGTGGTGCCTCATGGACGTCTGCGACACCGTGGCCGCTGGGGTGCGCCGCGGCAAGAAGCACTCGATCATCATCCTCGCCGAGGGGGCCGGGCACGCCTTCGGGCTTGCCGAGGACCTGCAGAAGTCGTGCGGCCATGACGTGCGCGCCGTGGTGCTGGGGCACGTGCAGCGCGGCGGTTCGCCCAGCGCGTTCGACCGCATCTACGCTTCGCGCCTTGCCGAGAAGGCCGTGGCCGCGCTGCTTGCTGGCGACACCGGCGTGGCGGTGGGGCTGCGCGGCTCCGAGATCTGCGTGTACCCGCTCGCCGAGGCATACGCGCGGCAGCACCCGCTGCGCAAAGAGATCTACTCGCTGGCCGAGGTGCTGGCGCGGTAG